A stretch of Anaerobiospirillum thomasii DNA encodes these proteins:
- a CDS encoding sodium-dependent transporter: protein MSEREQFKTRLGFLLIAAGCAIGLGNVWRFPYITGQYGGAIFVLIYLAFLLGVGMPLLTMELAVGRASRRSIARAFEILEQPKSKWHYNKFWLIPGSYVLMSFYGLLTGWLLFYCYKSFTGGFAGGVDKAAAQMQFEQLLSNPLYMFVCMTTVVVVSFAVVALGVVKGIERITKPLMILLFILLVFMAIRSFTLPGFVEGIEYYLAPNTERISDVGLLEILWAAMGQAFFTLSVGQGSIQIFGTYMDKRYSLASEATYICGLDTTVALLAGLVIFPACFSYGVQPDAGPSLLFITLTTVFANMEMGAFWGGLFFLFMLFAALSTLIAVFESIIAMTMDLFAISRVRSVIINFVIIMCMSIPCLLGFNYLSFIQPLGEGSTILDFQDFIISNNILPLGSLFFVLFVTSKTGMGFKNYLAECNTGSGPKIPAFLFWYYRYVLPVVIIILLITGYVNIFGK from the coding sequence ATGTCAGAACGTGAACAGTTTAAAACAAGACTGGGTTTTCTGCTCATTGCAGCAGGCTGTGCCATTGGTCTTGGCAATGTGTGGCGTTTCCCTTACATTACCGGCCAGTATGGCGGCGCCATCTTTGTGCTTATTTATCTGGCTTTTTTGCTGGGTGTAGGTATGCCACTGCTGACTATGGAGCTGGCTGTGGGTCGTGCTTCACGCCGCTCAATTGCTCGCGCCTTTGAAATTTTAGAGCAGCCAAAGAGCAAGTGGCACTATAACAAATTCTGGTTAATCCCGGGCTCATATGTGCTGATGTCCTTCTATGGCCTTTTAACCGGCTGGCTGTTATTCTACTGCTACAAGTCCTTTACCGGCGGTTTTGCAGGCGGTGTGGACAAGGCTGCAGCTCAGATGCAGTTTGAACAGCTGCTCTCCAATCCTCTATACATGTTTGTGTGCATGACAACAGTTGTTGTAGTGTCATTTGCTGTAGTGGCTTTAGGTGTGGTCAAGGGCATTGAGAGAATCACTAAGCCTCTTATGATATTGCTCTTTATACTGCTTGTATTTATGGCTATAAGATCATTTACTCTGCCAGGCTTTGTTGAGGGTATTGAGTATTATCTGGCTCCTAATACCGAGCGTATTTCTGATGTGGGACTTCTTGAGATCCTCTGGGCTGCCATGGGTCAGGCCTTCTTTACCTTATCAGTAGGACAGGGCTCAATTCAGATCTTTGGTACCTATATGGACAAGCGTTACTCTCTGGCATCCGAGGCTACCTATATCTGTGGTCTTGATACTACTGTAGCTCTGCTTGCAGGTCTTGTGATCTTCCCTGCCTGCTTCTCCTATGGTGTACAGCCAGATGCTGGTCCAAGTCTGCTCTTTATTACTTTAACTACAGTATTTGCTAATATGGAGATGGGCGCCTTCTGGGGAGGTCTGTTCTTCCTGTTCATGCTCTTTGCCGCTCTCTCAACTCTTATTGCTGTATTTGAGAGTATTATTGCCATGACCATGGATCTCTTTGCCATATCACGTGTCAGATCTGTTATTATAAACTTTGTGATCATCATGTGTATGTCAATACCATGTCTGTTAGGTTTTAACTATCTAAGCTTCATACAGCCTTTAGGTGAAGGATCAACTATTCTTGATTTCCAGGATTTTATTATCTCCAATAATATCCTGCCTCTGGGCTCACTGTTCTTTGTTCTTTTTGTAACCTCAAAGACAGGTATGGGCTTTAAGAACTATCTGGCTGAATGTAATACAGGATCAGGCCCTAAGATTCCAGCCTTCCTGTTCTGGTACTATCGCTATGTACTGCCAGTTGTTATCATAATTCTGCTTATTACAGGTTATGTAAATATCTTTGGCAAGTAA
- a CDS encoding sodium-dependent transporter — MSDREQFASRIGFLLIAAGCAIGLGNVWRFPYITGQYGGAVFVIIYILFLLCVGMPILTMELAVGRASRQSLGRSFEKLTPGSAWRANKFWMIPGNYILMGFYSLVTGWMLYYTVGMFSGTLASNTEQSLAGEAFAKMLATPSVQFLCTLFVVLLSFSVCAFGLRRGVERITKPIMLMLFGLLIFLAARSFTLPGFEAGMSYYLSPNLENLQEKGILNAISAAMGQAFFTLGLGVGSIQIFGSYMSRNYTIGYEAVTITLLDTTVAVLAGFIIFPACFSYAVEPGSGPGLIFVTLVSVFSNMEYGSVWGGIFFLFMLFAAISTLIAVFENIIAITMEVFEIKRVKSVIINCIAILLLSVPCLLGYNLWSSVQPLGEGSTILDMYDFVLSKNILPFGAMCYILYVSLKRGWGFDNYLAEINTGKGIKFPYFMKYYFLIVLPVIVFALFIQGYVEIFG; from the coding sequence ATGTCAGATCGCGAACAGTTTGCCTCTCGCATTGGGTTTTTACTTATAGCAGCAGGATGTGCCATAGGACTTGGCAATGTATGGCGCTTTCCATACATCACAGGTCAGTATGGCGGCGCTGTCTTTGTAATTATCTATATTCTTTTCCTGTTATGTGTCGGTATGCCTATTCTGACCATGGAGCTTGCAGTAGGCAGAGCCTCTCGTCAGAGCCTTGGCAGATCATTTGAAAAACTCACACCAGGCAGTGCCTGGCGCGCCAACAAGTTCTGGATGATACCTGGCAACTATATATTAATGGGTTTTTACTCGCTGGTTACAGGCTGGATGCTCTACTATACAGTTGGCATGTTCTCAGGTACTCTTGCCTCAAACACAGAGCAAAGTCTGGCAGGAGAGGCTTTTGCTAAGATGCTTGCCACTCCTTCAGTGCAGTTTTTATGTACTTTATTTGTAGTACTGCTGTCCTTTAGTGTGTGCGCCTTTGGTCTGCGCCGCGGTGTGGAGCGTATTACCAAGCCTATTATGCTTATGCTCTTTGGTCTGCTTATTTTTCTGGCCGCCAGATCCTTTACTCTGCCAGGTTTTGAGGCTGGCATGTCCTATTATTTAAGCCCAAATCTTGAAAACCTGCAGGAAAAGGGTATTTTAAATGCCATTTCAGCAGCCATGGGACAGGCCTTCTTTACCCTAGGTCTTGGTGTGGGCTCAATTCAGATCTTCGGATCATATATGTCACGTAACTACACCATAGGCTATGAGGCTGTAACTATTACACTTTTAGATACTACAGTTGCTGTGCTTGCAGGCTTTATTATCTTCCCAGCCTGCTTCTCCTATGCTGTAGAGCCAGGCTCAGGCCCAGGTCTTATTTTCGTAACTTTGGTCTCTGTGTTCTCCAATATGGAATATGGCTCAGTCTGGGGCGGAATCTTCTTTTTATTCATGCTCTTTGCTGCTATATCCACATTGATTGCCGTATTTGAAAATATTATTGCCATCACAATGGAAGTCTTTGAGATAAAGCGTGTCAAATCAGTAATTATCAACTGCATTGCCATTTTGCTTTTATCCGTACCATGTCTGCTTGGCTACAATCTGTGGTCATCAGTACAGCCGCTTGGCGAGGGCAGTACCATACTTGATATGTATGACTTTGTGCTGAGCAAGAATATTCTGCCATTTGGTGCTATGTGTTACATATTGTATGTAAGTCTCAAACGCGGCTGGGGCTTTGATAATTATCTTGCCGAGATCAACACCGGCAAGGGCATTAAATTCCCATATTTCATGAAGTACTATTTCTTAATAGTTCTTCCAGTAATTGTATTCGCTCTGTTTATACAGGGTTATGTTGAAATCTTCGGATAA